In the Wyeomyia smithii strain HCP4-BCI-WySm-NY-G18 chromosome 2, ASM2978416v1, whole genome shotgun sequence genome, one interval contains:
- the LOC129720638 gene encoding uncharacterized protein LOC129720638 encodes MSLGGEKQKNQRNCASCTRNDSADDMVCCDKCERWEHYECAGVTDSIAEPECSWMCRRCSARAEDQRSNTKSVLSFNESSVSKGSKRSQARLQLSLNLLEAQRDLQRKRIEEEEEYLKRKFSLLMEMEEGTDAACSRSGVSSRANQERLQKWLEREAGAKVNSGEVATTSCQRSTTGSAGPKTEFSNDISKVLTSQSEQKTSTPLLVPTSVQTNVSIPYKSGVISSITNGGIAKVVTQSQIQNLSTVPVYSSAVASVTSSYDVFTTTNTSCHNFGSTPYSMQSAPTQIIPNIPTQSNVTVADYLRSNVPMLAYSVANRSFLPPVSAISTHSHSHPVPLVPFSCPSTIPWVESVNQPLYPSTTIMTSPYMGQSSSGLILNHTTPTVPIVSAVRTTSEIQSAIPAVGLTSAQAAARSVMSRDLPKFSGNPRDWPMFYSNYKNSTNACGYSNDENMARLQRCLEGHARESVRSRLLMPASVPHVIETLRKLYGRPELLINSLLKDVRDIPPLRGNDLKALVKYGLAVQNLIEHVIIAEQPNHLSNPILLQELIEKLPTSLQMQWGCFKLSRGEVNLVTFNEFMQGLFNVATDLTANDESHTRVDIPRKEKNRNEKLFVHSGEPVEAVTQVDENQGRKPDKTCSFCGDSKHLILACFGFKSLDLNGRWKAVNQKRLCRSCLVPHWKGACRSKRECGIDGCCIRHHPLLHYSRNALEVQAGTSMANNSSVAHQNHHFAASYTLFRYLPVTLFGNGTEIKTFAFLDDGSSSTLLEAGLAKQLGLSGKPETLWLSWTGKIDRHEKESERVHLKVGGSGWKSSFALENVRTVRNLGLPSQTLDYNNLSKVFPYLRGLPIESYTNVSPQIIIGLEHARLLTSLKVREGDGCGPIATKTRLGWCLFGRNSPMDTVVEQLHVHAEESMSNSKLHESMKRFFAIEEASVSKKLDAEVDKRAWQILESTTVLKGNQFETGLLWRTDNPCFPDSLPMAVKRFHSLEKRLAREPVLATKVREQIADYERKNYAHRATKVELETTDPSHSWYLPLGVVTTPKKPEKIRLIWDAAAKTRGISFNDMLLKGPDLLTSLPAVLLRFRQRKIAICGDICEMFHQIRIRNEDKQFQRFLWRDDPKDAVQIWVMDVATFGATCSPCSAQYIKNYNARRFENIYPRAASAVIDNHYVDDFLDSVDTVDEAVQLVEKVKSIHAAGGFKIGKFLSNAPVVLSRLGESNANRSKPFKMDGHGESERVLGMTWIPSVDAFTFDTTSMPEIRELVDTKVVPTKRQVLRTVMKLFDPLGLIAHYVIQGKVLMQDVWRSGTNWDEPIAEHLRDRWYRWIELLHQLSSVRVPRCFFGGADSTASSDIQLHVLVDASEIAYACVAYLRIRMGNEIKTALVAAKTKVAPLKPLSIPRLELQAAMIGARLAQNVCSDLSLNIQRRYLWSDSATVLAWLRSDSRRYHQFVAFRVAEILSLSCMDEWRHIPSKLNVADEATKWGSGPCFDPNSRWFQGSYFLHDTEERWPEPLKNSTATSEELRAVHLHNVKIVEQLFDPERFSKWSRMVRAMAYVHRAVTVFKKGQRMPEILQSEELQKAEMTILRQVQAQTYPDEIANLRTGNTVEKASSIYKLVPFLDEYEVVRIGSRTGAAPTIPYSARFPAILPRKHRVTVLLIDHYHREFLHGNDETVHNEIRQRYFVPRLRTTIRTVAGLCQYCKVKKAAPSSPQMAPLPKIRLTPFIRPFTYVGVDYFGPLEVKIGRNTVKRWCVVVCRVSPA; translated from the exons ATGTCTCTAGGAGGGGAAAAGcagaaaaatcaacgaaattgtgcGAGTTGCACACGAAACGATTCTGCCGATGATATGGTGTGCTGTGACAAATGTGAGCGCTGGGAGCACTATGAATGTGCAGGAGTTACGGACTCGATTGCTGAGCCAGAATGCAGCTGGATGTGTCGTCGTTGCAGTGCCCGCGCTGAGGATCAACGGAGCAACACTAAGTCCGTTTTATCCTTCAATGAGTCATCTGTAAGCAAAGGTAGTAAAAGGTCGCAAGCTAGACTACAATTAAGCTTAAACCTTTTGGAAGCGCAGCGCGATCTGCAACGTAAGCGGATCGAAGAAGAGGAAGAGTATCTTAAACGTAAGTTCTCTCTATTGATGGAGATGGAAGAAGGAACCGACGCTGCTTGCAGTCGGAGCGGTGTCAGTTCGAGGGCCAATCAGGAAAGGCTGCAGAAGTGGTTGGAGAGAGAAGCTGGGGCGAAAGTAAATAGTGGCGAAGTAGCTACTACGTCTTGTCAGCGGTCGACCACGGGATCAGCTGGTCCGAAAACAGAATTTTCGAACGATATCAGTAAGGTACTTACGAGTCAATCAGAACAAAAAACCTCTACCCCGCTGTTAGTTCCGACTAGTGTACAAACTAATGTTAGTATCCCCTATAAGAGTGGTGTCATCTCATCAATAACAAACGGTGGTATCGCTAAGGTAGTAACTCAGTCGCAGATCCAAAATCTGAGTACCGTGCCGGTATATTCGTCAGCTGTTGCAAGCGTTACGAGCTCGTATGACGTTTTCACCACGACTAATACGAGTTGCCATAATTTCGGATCCACTCCATACAGCATGCAGTCCGCCCCGACACAGATCATTCCGAATATTCCCACACAATCAAATGTAACGGTTGCCGATTATTTGCGATCAAACGTTCCGATGTTGGCTTATAGTGTAGCCAATCGGTCCTTTTTGCCACCAGTCAGTGCCATTTCAACACACAGTCATTCGCATCCCGTCCCGCTTGTTCCATTTAGTTGTCCGAGCACTATTCCCTGGGTGGAATCAGTAAACCAACCATTATACCCGTCGACAACGATAATGACGTCCCCATACATGGGACAGTCTAGTTCTGGGCTTATTCTTAACCATACTACGCCGACGGTGCCGATAGTCTCTGCAGTCCGAACAACATCGGAAATTCAATCCGCCATCCCAGCAGTAGGATTAACGAGTGCGCAGGCGGCGGCTCGCTCAGTTATGTCGCGAGATTTGCCAAAGTTTTCCGGAAATCCCCGGGATTGGCCCATGTTCTACAGTAATTATAAAAACTCTACCAATGCTTGCGGTTATTCCAACGACGAAAATATGGCTAGATTGCAACGTTGCCTGGAAGGTCATGCGAGAGAGTCGGTGCGTAGCCGCTTGTTGATGCCGGCGTCAGTACCACATGTCATAGAGACTCTCCGTAAATTGTATGGGAGACCGGAGTTATTGATAAATTCTCTATTGAAAGACGTTCGGGATATTCCGCCTTTGAGGGGAAACGATTTAAAAGCTCTCGTTAAGTACGGACTTGCCGTACAAAATTTAATTGAACATGTCATTATTGCCGAACAACCAAACCACCTATCAAACCCAATCCTGCTTCAAGAgttgattgaaaaattaccGACATCTTTACAAATGCAGTGGGGGTGTTTCAAACTTTCCCGTGGCGAGGTCAACTTGGTGACCTTTAATGAATTCATGCAGggtttattcaatgttgcaaCGGATCTCACGGCAAATGATGAATCACATACCCGAGTTGATATCCCCAGAAAGGAGAAAAATCGCAATGAAAAACTTTTCGTGCATTCGGGTGAACCGGTAGAGGCTGTCACGCAGGTAGATGAAAATCAGGGGAGAAAACCTGACAAAACCTGTAGCTTCTGTGGGGATAGTAAACATTTGATattagcttgttttggatttaaaTCGTTGGATCTAAACGGTCGGTGGAAAGCTGTTAACCAAAAAAGGCTTTGTCGCTCCTGTTTGGTACCGCATTGGAAAGGTGCATGTCGGTCGAAGCGAGAGTGTGGGATAGACGGTTGTTGTATTCGCCATCATCCCTTGTTGCATTATTCTCGCAATGCTTTGGAAGTGCAAGCTGGGACTAGTATGGCTAACAATAGTTCCGTTGCTCACCAGAACCATCATTTCGCTGCTTCTTATACACTTTTTCGATACCTCCCGGTCACGCTGTTTGGAAACGGtactgaaataaaaactttcgCGTTTCTCGATGATGGCTCTTCCTCGACATTATTAGAAGCGGGGTTAGCCAAACAATTAGGGCTTTCGGGAAAACCTGAAACACTCTGGTTAAGCTGGACAGGGAAAATAGATCGCCACGAAAAGGAATCGGAGCGCGTACACTTGAAAGTAGGTGGATCTGGGTGGAAATCATCGTTTGCACTGGAGAACGTGAGAACGGTTCGGAATTTAGGTCTACCCAGCCAGACACTGGATTATAACAATCTTTCCAAAGTTTTTCCATACTTGAGGGGTCTTCCAATCGAAAGCTACACTAACGTGAGCCCCCAAATCATCATTGGTTTAGAGCACGCTCGCTTACTGACATCACTCAAAGTGCGCGAGGGTGACGGTTGCGGCCCGATAGCTACCAAGACTAGACTGGGTTGGTGCCTATTTGGCAGAAACTCACCGATGGACACCGTCGTCGAGCAACTTCACGTCCATGCGGAAGAGTCCATGAGCAACAGTAAGCTTCACGAATCGATGAAGCGCTTTTTTGCGATTGAGGAAGCTTCAGTTTCTAAAAAGTTAGATGCAGAAGTGGACAAACGTGCGTGGCAGATTTTAGAGAGTACGACTGTACTGAAGGGAAATCAATTTGAAACGGGGCTGCTTTGGCGAACAGATAACCCATGTTTTCCAGACAGTCTTCCGATggcagtaaagcgattccataGCCTAGAAAAACGACTAGCGCGTGAACCAGTACTGGCTACAAAAGTTAGGGAacaaatcgccgattatgaacgAAAAAATTACGCACACCGAGCAACCAAAGTGGAACTGGAGACAACAGACCCTTCGCATAGTTGGTATCTACCACTAGGTGTAGTAACCACCCCAAAGAAACCTGAAAAAATACGCCTCATCTGGGATGCCGCGGCGAAAACCAGAGGAATATCTTTCAACGACATGCTTCTTAAAGGACCAGATCTTCTTACTTCGTTGCCGGCCGTTTTACTTCGTTTCAGGCAAAGGAAAATTGCCATCTGCGGTGACATATGTGAAATGTTTCACCAAATCAGGATACGCAATGAAGATAAACAGTTCCAACGGTTTCTCTGGAGAGATGACCCCAAAGATGCCGTGCAGATATGGGTGATGGACGTTGCGACGTTTGGGGCGACTTGTTCCCCATGTTCCGCccaatatattaaaaattacaaCGCACGGCGGTTCGAGAACATTTACCCGAGAGCGGCGTCTGCTGTAATTGACAACCACTACGTTGATGATTTTTTGGACAGCGTTGATACGGTGGACGAAGCAGTGCAACTGGTAGAAAAGGTGAAAAGTATACATGCAGCAGGTGGATTTAAAATCGGTAAATTCTTATCGAACGCTCCTGTAGTACTTTCTCGACTAGGAGAGTCTAACGCAAACCGCTCAAAACCGTTTAAGATGGATGGTCACGGAGAATCGGAACGAGTTCTTGGGATGACCTGGATTCCATCCGTTGATGCGTTTACCTTCGACACGACTAGTATGCCGGAAATTCGAGAGCTAGTGGACACCAAAGTGGTGCCTACTAAGCGTCAAGTTCTTCGTACCGTCATGAAGCTGTTTGACCCACTTGGTCTGATCGCACACTATGTCATACAGGGAAAAGTTCTGATGCAGGATGTTTGGAGATCGGGAACTAACTGGGACGAGCCGATAGCAGAACACTTGCGCGATCGGTGGTACCGTTGGATTGAGCTACTTCATCAGCTAAGCTCAGTGAGGGTTCCACGTTGCTTCTTTGGCGGTGCAGATTCGACAGCTTCAAGTGACATACAACTGCACGTGCTAGTGGATGCTAGTGAAATAGCATATGCCTGTGTAGCATACCTTAGAATTCGGATgggaaatgaaataaaaactgcaTTAGTAGCTGCTAAAACGAAAGTGGCTCCGCTAAAACCACTCTCAATTCCCCGTCTAGAGCTTCAAGCAGCAATGATTGGCGCACGTCTAGCACAAAATGTGTGCTCGGATTTATCTTTAAATATCCAACGCAGGTACCTGTGGTCCGACTCAGCAACTGTGCTCGCATGGCTACGCTCTGATAGCCGTCGTTATCACCAGTTTGTGGCGTTCCGGGTAGCAGAGATTCTCTCCCTTAGTTGTATGGACGAGTGGCGACATATCCCGTCGAAGCTAAATGTAGCAGATGAAGCAACAAAATGGGGTTCAGGCCCATGTTTCGATCCAAATAGTCGGTGGTTTCAAGGTTCCTATTTCCTACACGACACGGAAGAGCGCTGGCCAGAGCCGCTCAAAAACAGTACAGCGACGTCTGAAGAATTGCGAGCTGTACACCTACACAACGTCAAAATAGTGGAACAGTTGTTTGATCCAGAACGTTTCTCAAAATGGTCGCGTATGGTTCGAGCAATGGCTTACGTACACCGGGCGGTAACAGTCTTCAAGAAAGGTCAACGTATGCCAGAGATTCTACAAAGCGAGGAACTTCAGAAGGCTGAGATGACCATCCTTCGTCAAGTACAAGCACAAACATATCCAGACGAAATAGCAAACCTGCGTACTGGTAACACTGTCGAAAAAGCTAGTAGCATATACAAACTAGTTCCCTTTCTCGATGAGTATGAAGTCGTTCGGATTGGGAGTCGAACCGGAGCTGCTCCAACCATCCCGTATTCAGCTAGATTTCCAGCAATACTTCCCAGAAAACATCGTGTCACGGTTTTGCTAATAGATCATTATCATCGTGAATTTCTTCATGGGAATGACGAGACAGTTCACAATGAAATTCGGCAACGTTACTTTGTTCCTCGTCTGCGAACTACTATTCGGACTGTAGCCGGTCTGTGTCAGTACTGTAAGGTAAAAAAGGCAGCTCCAAGTTCTCCGCAAATGGCACCGCTCCCGAAAATTCGACTCACTCCGTTTATACGTCCATTCACTTACGTTGGAGTGGACTATTTTGGGCCTCTCGAGgttaaaatcggtcgaaacacTGTCAAACGATGG TGTGTAGTAGTTTGTCGAGTCAGTCCTGCATAA
- the LOC129725376 gene encoding uncharacterized protein LOC129725376 — protein sequence MWFLNVPAAPHMGGPWERMVRSVKAALKVISDTPRYPSDEVLETILLEAEAVVNTRPLTYVPLEGPEDEALTPNHFLLYGSKGIKQPVTLPAGTSYTLRDSWKLAQHMVNGFWRRWVREYLPMLTRRTKWFDRVKPLEVGDIVMVVDEAVRNRWEKGRVLETVMGKDGQVRQAKVQTARGVFSRPAVKLAVLDIKTNKGTSAGIEADATVFHGPGDVTGPIVPS from the coding sequence ATGTGGTTTCTCAATGTGCCTGCCGCCCCCCACATGGGTGGTCCATGGGAGCGGATGGTCAGATCCGTGAAAGCTGCTTTAAAGGTTATTTCTGACACTCCTCGATACCCGAGTGACGAAGTATTGGAAACCATACTGCTAGAAGCAGAGGCAGTGGTTAACACACGACCGCTCACCTATGTCCCACTAGAAGGACCGGAAGACGAAGCCCTAACACCCAACCATTTCTTACTGTACGGTTCCAAGGGAATAAAGCAGCCCGTCACCCTTCCGGCGGGTACAAGTTATACCCTACGAGACAGCTGGAAGCTTGCCCAGCATATGGTCAACGGATTCTGGCGTAGATGGGTGCGTGAATACTTGCCCATGCTAACGCGACGCACCAAGTGGTTTGACCGAGTAAAACCATTGGAGGTAGGCGACATAGTTATGGTAGTGGATGAAGCTGTAAGGAACCGTTGGGAAAAAGGACGCGTTTTGGAGACCGTCATGGGAAAAGATGGTCAAGTGCGACAAGCGAAGGTTCAAACTGCCAGGGGAGTGTTTTCGAGACCAGCAGTGAAGCTGGCAGTACTAGATATTAAAACCAATAAGGGAACATCGGCAGGTATCGAAGCGGATGCGACAGTGTTTCACGGGCCGGGGGATGTTACTGGGCCCATAGTGCCATCATAG
- the LOC129721119 gene encoding uncharacterized protein LOC129721119 isoform X3: MNAQYCLRDEVVIRTLDVLEVTESQTACVLKQKALEKMAIYGISLQQIFSITVDNGANMLAAVRKMKDEFTMLHSMEDIGDIESSGSTEVLITELGEMFKERLNLVRCAAHTLQLAILDVVDKSNDAIKRVTDIAIKSKNVKYMTNFVHHNATYPPVWCQTRWGGIYLMMRSFFQQKSFFEQLSKQFPELNLVHHWQFIQDYTGAFQPVYHCSKTIQESHVSLSEFHVTWPITIDWQI; the protein is encoded by the exons ATGAATGCTCAATATTGCCTGCGTGATGAAGTTGTCATTAGAACTTTGG ATGTACTCGAGGTTACAGAAAGTCAAACTGCCTGCGTGTTAAAACAAAAAGCCTTAGAAAAAATGGCAATCTACGGTATTTCACTTCAACAGATCTTTTCAATAACCGTCGACAACGGTGCTAATATGTTGGCGGCAGtaagaaagatgaaagatgaatttACAATGCTTCATTCGATGGAAGATATCGGTGATATAGAATCTTCAGGATCTACAGAAGTGTTAATAACTGAACTGGGAGAAATGTTCAAAGAAAGACTCAATCTCGTAAGATGTGCGGCTCATACTTTACAGTTAGCCATTCTAGATGTGGTAGACAAAAGCAATGATGCTATTAAACGAGTTACAGATATTGCTATTAAatccaaaaatgtgaaatacaTGACCAACTTTGTCCATCACAATGCTACTTATCCACCAGTGTGGTGCCAAACCCGATGGGGTGGAATTTATTTAATGATGAGAAGTTTCTTTCAACAAAAGTCGTTCTTTGAGCAATTGTCCAAACAGTTTCCTGAATTGA ATCTTGTTCATCACTGGCAGTTTATTCAAGATTATACTGGAGCATTTCAGCCAGTATATCATTGTTCAAAAACCATTCAGGAATCACATGTGTCGCTTTCGGAATTTCATGTGACGTGGCCGATTACCATAG ATTGGCAAATCTAA
- the LOC129721119 gene encoding uncharacterized protein LOC129721119 isoform X1: MNAQYCLRDEVVIRTLDVLEVTESQTACVLKQKALEKMAIYGISLQQIFSITVDNGANMLAAVRKMKDEFTMLHSMEDIGDIESSGSTEVLITELGEMFKERLNLVRCAAHTLQLAILDVVDKSNDAIKRVTDIAIKSKNVKYMTNFVHHNATYPPVWCQTRWGGIYLMMRSFFQQKSFFEQLSKQFPELNLVHHWQFIQDYTGAFQPVYHCSKTIQESHVSLSEFHVTWPITIGKVRKLNHNRFAVRLSETFQNRLANLSHRLSKWLCVWIQGKTMQIQKFSPETKKS, encoded by the exons ATGAATGCTCAATATTGCCTGCGTGATGAAGTTGTCATTAGAACTTTGG ATGTACTCGAGGTTACAGAAAGTCAAACTGCCTGCGTGTTAAAACAAAAAGCCTTAGAAAAAATGGCAATCTACGGTATTTCACTTCAACAGATCTTTTCAATAACCGTCGACAACGGTGCTAATATGTTGGCGGCAGtaagaaagatgaaagatgaatttACAATGCTTCATTCGATGGAAGATATCGGTGATATAGAATCTTCAGGATCTACAGAAGTGTTAATAACTGAACTGGGAGAAATGTTCAAAGAAAGACTCAATCTCGTAAGATGTGCGGCTCATACTTTACAGTTAGCCATTCTAGATGTGGTAGACAAAAGCAATGATGCTATTAAACGAGTTACAGATATTGCTATTAAatccaaaaatgtgaaatacaTGACCAACTTTGTCCATCACAATGCTACTTATCCACCAGTGTGGTGCCAAACCCGATGGGGTGGAATTTATTTAATGATGAGAAGTTTCTTTCAACAAAAGTCGTTCTTTGAGCAATTGTCCAAACAGTTTCCTGAATTGA ATCTTGTTCATCACTGGCAGTTTATTCAAGATTATACTGGAGCATTTCAGCCAGTATATCATTGTTCAAAAACCATTCAGGAATCACATGTGTCGCTTTCGGAATTTCATGTGACGTGGCCGATTACCATAGGTAAAGTTCGGAAGCTTAACCATAATAGATTTGCTGTAAGGCTATcagaaacttttcaaaatagATTGGCAAATCTAAGTCACAGGCTTTCAAAATGGCTCTGTGTTTGGATCCAAGGCAAAACTAtgcaaattcaaaaattttcaccGGAGACGAAAAAGAGCTAA
- the LOC129721119 gene encoding uncharacterized protein LOC129721119 isoform X2 → MNAQYCLRDEVVIRTLDVLEVTESQTACVLKQKALEKMAIYGISLQQIFSITVDNGANMLAAVRKMKDEFTMLHSMEDIGDIESSGSTEVLITELGEMFKERLNLVRCAAHTLQLAILDVVDKSNDAIKRVTDIAIKSKNVKYMTNFVHHNATYPPVWCQTRWGGIYLMMRSFFQQKSFFEQLSKQFPELNLVHHWQFIQDYTGAFQPVYHCSKTIQESHVSLSEFHVTWPITIGINNGNLEPYFSVEWNN, encoded by the exons ATGAATGCTCAATATTGCCTGCGTGATGAAGTTGTCATTAGAACTTTGG ATGTACTCGAGGTTACAGAAAGTCAAACTGCCTGCGTGTTAAAACAAAAAGCCTTAGAAAAAATGGCAATCTACGGTATTTCACTTCAACAGATCTTTTCAATAACCGTCGACAACGGTGCTAATATGTTGGCGGCAGtaagaaagatgaaagatgaatttACAATGCTTCATTCGATGGAAGATATCGGTGATATAGAATCTTCAGGATCTACAGAAGTGTTAATAACTGAACTGGGAGAAATGTTCAAAGAAAGACTCAATCTCGTAAGATGTGCGGCTCATACTTTACAGTTAGCCATTCTAGATGTGGTAGACAAAAGCAATGATGCTATTAAACGAGTTACAGATATTGCTATTAAatccaaaaatgtgaaatacaTGACCAACTTTGTCCATCACAATGCTACTTATCCACCAGTGTGGTGCCAAACCCGATGGGGTGGAATTTATTTAATGATGAGAAGTTTCTTTCAACAAAAGTCGTTCTTTGAGCAATTGTCCAAACAGTTTCCTGAATTGA ATCTTGTTCATCACTGGCAGTTTATTCAAGATTATACTGGAGCATTTCAGCCAGTATATCATTGTTCAAAAACCATTCAGGAATCACATGTGTCGCTTTCGGAATTTCATGTGACGTGGCCGATTACCATAG GGATAAATAATGGAAACCTGGAACCGTATTTCTCAGTTGAATGGAATAACTGA